The window ACTATCTTCAGAAACAGCTGTAGAATCTGTAGTGGCTTCATAGCTTTTAAGCTCGCTGCTACTGGTGGCTTCACTTTTTTTACATGAATAAATTCCCAATAAAAGCACAGTTGATAATGATAGTCTAATATAATTCGTTTTCATAGCGTAAGATTTTTGAGGTTTTGCTTGAGTCAAAGTTCAGTCAGAATCTTTTGTAATGCTTGAAAAGGAAAAGTAAAAAACTTGTAAAGAGAATTTTCTATTTTAATTAATTGAATATTAGTGTTTTGTAAAACGTGTTAAAAGGAAAGGGTTTGCTTTCGGAGTAATTTTTGCTTATCATTTTACAAACCAAAATCACAATATATCATTATGTCAAATACCTTTTCTAAAATCAGAAATGCAATAGGGCTATTCACGTCCATAGATTTTGATCAGCTAAGTGCTATTTCGCAAAAAGTAGATTTGCCCAAACTAATGCATAATTTTTCAAAACTGGATGATAAACAACTTGCCGGGCTTATGAAAATGCTTGATCCCGATAAGAAAAAAAAGAGCTTCCACCCATTGATGGAGATTTTTACGATATCTACCATACTTTGAGCCCTGAACAGCGGGAAATTCAGCTTAAAGTAAGGGCTTTTATGGAGAAAGAGGTCAAGCCTTTGGTTAATCATTACTGGCTCAGAGATGAATTTCCTTTCGAATTGATTCCAAAATTCCAGAAACTAGATATTTGTGGTGTCACTTATGAAGGATACGGTTGTCCGGGAATGCCCTTCCTGATGGAAGGGGTTATTGCTATGGAAATGGCAAGAATTGATGCTTCTATTGCTACATTCTTTGGCGTACAGTCAGGGTTGGCAATGGGTTCTATTTATATTTGTGGTTCGGAAGAACAAAAACAAAAATGGCTTCCGCAAATGCAGAAGTTTGAAAAAATAGGAGCGTTTGGATTGACTGAACCGGAAGTGGGTTCCGGAGCTGCGGGCGGCCTTACTGTTACCTGTAAAAAAACAGAAGAAGGCTGGATTTTGAATGGTCAGAAAAAATGGATCGGAAATGCAACCTTTGCTGATCTTGTGATTATCTGGGCAAAAGATTTAGATAGTGGAGAAGTGAAAGGATTTATTGTTGAAAAAGATAATCCAGGATATTCTGTAGAAAAAATAAAGGGTAAAATGGCCTTGCGAATCGTTCAGAATGGATTAATTACACTTAAAGATTGTTTGATCACAGAGGAAAACCGTTTACAGAATGCCAATTCATTTAAAGATACCGGGAAAGTGCTGAGAATGACAAGAGCAGGAGTAGCTTGGATGGCGACAGGATGTGCAAGAGGAGCCTATGAGAGTGCTTTAGCTTATACCCGAACAAGAGAGCAGTTTGGAAAACCAATTGCTTCTTTTCAGATGATTCAGGGGCATTTGGTAGAAATGTTATCCAATCTTACCGCTATGCAGACCATGGTTTTCAGATTGTCTGAGATGCAGGACGAAGGAATTCTCAAAGATGAACATGCTTCATTAGCTAAGGTTTTCTGTACATTAAGAACCCGCGATATTGTTTCCAGGGCGAGAGAAGTAATGGGTGGAAATGGTATTCTCCTGGAATATGACGTCGCTCGTTTTGTAGCAGATGCTGAAGCAATTTACTCTTATGAAGGAACAAAAGAAATTAACTCGCTCATCGTAGGACGATCGATTACAGGATTTAGTGCTTTTATATAATAAATTAGCAGATGATGGTTGTGGTCATCTGCTAAATATTAGGTTCTAATGTTTATGCAATCAGATTCTTGTATTTTTCCCTATTGTCGATCAAGATCCAGAGATTAATCAGAAAAAGAATACCAGAAATACAAATTCCTGTGGTGGAAGGATCTCTGTAAACATTATGGATCAGAATTCCTGTCAGAACAGGAAGGATAATAATGGCTCCCAGTGCTCGTGTTTTTGGGAAGATAAATAGTAGCCCTCCTATTACTTCTACAGTCCCTACAAGTGGCAATAACCAGCCTATTTCTCCAAATGCTGCATACAGTTTCATTTGGGCTTCAGTGAGTGGTGGAACTGGATTGTAATGAAAGAACTTGTCTAATCCTGCATTAATAAACATAACTCCAAATAAGATGCAGATGATGAGTTTAATGATTTTCATAAAAAATATTTTATATCAAATGTAAAATAAAAAACACAATTGTATTGTGATTTTTTTAACAAAACATGACATTGTTTGTGTTAATGAATGGTTAATGTTGTATTTTATCTTGTTTTATTATTTATATTTGAGTACAAACTAAACTAATAATATTATGTTGAAAAATCTTAAAAAACTAAATCGAACAAACTTAAGAGAAATCCAAGGAGGAGCAGGTATTGGAAAATGTGATATCGGCCCTGTAGGTTGTCCATGCAAAATTCCACCTGGTGATCCATGCCTGGGAGGTACTGGAGGTGGTGGACAGGATTACGGATACTGTCCGGATATCCAGGCCAATATTCTTTGTTCAGAAACTTGTCCAAATGGAATGCATCCTTACTGCGCTGCGGGTGTATAAGGTGTAAAAATAAAAATAAGGCTGCTTTTAAAGCAGCCTTATTTATTACTCATTATTTATCACTTATTGGTAATATTTAGTCCATTTCTTTCAAAGTAATATTCTTTGAAATTTTATAGCTTTTCTTCTTTTTGTTTGGTCTTTCTTCCTCTCCAAGCAGTTTTCCCCAAGGTTTTAAATCGTCAACTTTTTCGCAAATGATTTTAATAATAGCAATGGCGGGAATACAAAGAAACATTCCGGCAATTCCCCAAAGGTGTTCCCCTAAAAGAATTCCTATAAAAGAAAATAATGCATTGATTTTCACTCGGGAACCTACCACAAATGGGAGTACAATATTTCCATCTACAGCATGAATACCAATATAGCCGATCGCAACATAGATGCATGTTGAAGGACTACCGGTTGCAAATGCGATAAAGCAGGATATAAGAAGTGATATGAAAATACCTAAATAGGGAATTACATTTAATAATCCTGTTAAAACTGCTAAAAGGATAGCATATTTTACTCCTAAAACGGTAAGTACAATAGAGGTTAGGATAGACACAATGATCACCTGAAGACAAAGTCCGAAGATGTATTTCTTGGTCATGACACGAATTTCATTCACCGCGGCCTGTACACTAGATTTATGTCTTTCTTTAAATACTGTAACAATAAAGTTGTTCAACAATCTTCTGTAATTTAAAATAAAGATAAAAAACAGAGTAAAGAATATGATAAACCCAAATCCTGTTGAAAAGATCCCGAATGTAAAACCTAAAATAGCTCCTGAAGAAGATAAAAGTTTATTCAATCCCTGATTGATATAATCTACCTGTTCATCTACTTTTACATTGAAGGTTTTGGAAACCCAATGCTGAGCATTATTAAAAACAGTGGTAAGCTGCTCTCTCAAATGAGGGAGGTCTTTGCTGAAATCAGATAATTGATTGGTGAAAAAATAAATAATCCCCGCTAAAATCATCAACATAATGAATACAGAAGTCATTGTTGATACAGATCTTGGAAATCTTAGCGTTCTTTCCATGAAAGTGGCTATCGGTAAAAACAGCATAGCCATCAGGAATGCAAAGAAGAAGGGAGCTAAAATAGTTTGCCCCAATGCTAAAAGATACCCGATTCCAATAATCGAAATAACAACAAGGGTCAGCTTAACAAGGAAAGGAAGTCTAAGGAAATTCATAATCTAAAAATCTGCAGTGTGGAATAAAAATAAGAAAAACCCGTCGATCTGAAGAATTTTTTATTCAAACCGTATGGATTTTTCTATCTCCAGATCAAAATTCATTCCTAAAGCTCTTTATAAAAGCAGAAACACGCTCTGAAATTCAGAACGTGTTTCTTATTGAGAAGTTAATATGTAAATGAATTGTTTTTATTTTTCAATGGCGATATCAATGACCTCTTCCATTCTGTTGACATAATGTACTTTCAGATTCTTTAAATAATCTTTCTTGATTTCTTCTACGTCTTTTCGGTTAGCTTCACAAAGAATCACATCTTTTATTCCGGCTCTGGTTGCCGCAAGAAGTTTTTCTTTAATTCCACCTACAGGAAGTACTTTTCCTCTTAGCGTAATTTCTCCTGTCATGGCAAGGTGTGGTTTTATCTTTTTGTTTTTGAAAGAAGAAACCATTGATGTCAGCATGGCAATACCAGCAGAAGGTCCGTCTTTAGGAGTTGCTCCCTCAGGAACGTGCACGTGAATGTTTTTCTTATCCAGGTCTTCCTGAGCAATTCCCAGTTCATCATGTTTAGCTTTAATATATTCAAGAGCAATAGTAGCAGATTCTTTCATCACAGTTCCCAGGTTTCCGGTCATTGTTAAAGCTCCTTTTCCATTGCTTAGAATACTTTCAATATATAAAATGTCTCCACCTACACTTGTCCAGGCAAGACCTGTAACTACACCAGGCACACCCGTAATTTCAGATAAGCTTTTTGGTCTTGGAACGCCAAGAATTTCATCTACTTTTTCCAATGAAATTTTAGGATCATATTCTTTTACTAAAGCAGTTTGTAATGCTACCCATCTTGCAACAGAAGCAATTCTTTTCTCTAAGGTTCTTACACCACTTTCGGATGTGTGAGCCTCAATGATA of the Chryseobacterium capnotolerans genome contains:
- a CDS encoding MauE/DoxX family redox-associated membrane protein, with translation MKIIKLIICILFGVMFINAGLDKFFHYNPVPPLTEAQMKLYAAFGEIGWLLPLVGTVEVIGGLLFIFPKTRALGAIIILPVLTGILIHNVYRDPSTTGICISGILFLINLWILIDNREKYKNLIA
- a CDS encoding bacteriocin-like protein, whose protein sequence is MLKNLKKLNRTNLREIQGGAGIGKCDIGPVGCPCKIPPGDPCLGGTGGGGQDYGYCPDIQANILCSETCPNGMHPYCAAGV
- a CDS encoding AI-2E family transporter, with translation MNFLRLPFLVKLTLVVISIIGIGYLLALGQTILAPFFFAFLMAMLFLPIATFMERTLRFPRSVSTMTSVFIMLMILAGIIYFFTNQLSDFSKDLPHLREQLTTVFNNAQHWVSKTFNVKVDEQVDYINQGLNKLLSSSGAILGFTFGIFSTGFGFIIFFTLFFIFILNYRRLLNNFIVTVFKERHKSSVQAAVNEIRVMTKKYIFGLCLQVIIVSILTSIVLTVLGVKYAILLAVLTGLLNVIPYLGIFISLLISCFIAFATGSPSTCIYVAIGYIGIHAVDGNIVLPFVVGSRVKINALFSFIGILLGEHLWGIAGMFLCIPAIAIIKIICEKVDDLKPWGKLLGEEERPNKKKKSYKISKNITLKEMD